The following proteins are encoded in a genomic region of Arachis stenosperma cultivar V10309 chromosome 4, arast.V10309.gnm1.PFL2, whole genome shotgun sequence:
- the LOC130975904 gene encoding F-box protein CPR1-like, with protein sequence MDKRKRLKHTVNKAKEESTMEKKMNDKSKSIHDFLPLDLIHIILLRVPIRHLARLRCVSKLWCSLISDPDFAESHLHLSLAPTHGCLVRLDDSTEAYLVHLEEVFNGDNYQLMKEVSFPFKKKPPSEFCVMGSCRGFVLLSREPYFFVVWNPVTGFRKRISCMFHRSKLRCLKFPRDALLYGFGYDASRDDYLIVVASEDGGCQHLDCLSLRTNSWISLDAALPKPLGFMKRRPRGLFLNGSIHWLCYSHKKHYSESILTFDLKERSFSKISLPEQLRMHGRIPATIVTLGGYLALCYQDFVVERKTHIWVMKEYKVNSSWILYEIPCLEFEPLCLSNGSDIIALDPTTPVSEPLKFAKYNIREELLQYFTCPPHLGQERYFFPSCTVYTESLLLLPNDIE encoded by the coding sequence ATGGATAAGAGGAAGAGGCTGAAGCACACAGTGAACAAAGCAAAAGAGGAAtccaccatggagaagaagatgaatgacaAGAGCAAGAGCATTCACGACTTCCTCCCTCTTGACCTGATTCACATAATCCTACTGCGGGTGCCGATCAGACATCTCGCTCGCCTCAGGTGCGTTTCCAAGCTCTGGTGCTCTCTAATTTCCGATCCAGACTTTGCGGAATCTCATCTTCACCTCTCTCTCGCACCGACCCATGGATGCCTGGTTCGGCTAGATGACTCCACGGAAGCTTACCTTGTTCACCTAGAAGAAGTATTTAATGGCGACAATTACCAACTGATGAAAGAGGTATCTTTCCCTTTCAAGAAGAAGCCACCTTCTGAGTTCTGTGTAATGGGATCCTGCAGAGGGTTTGTTCTCTTAAGCCGAGAGCCATATTTTTTTGTGGTATGGAACCCAGTCACCGGATTCAGAAAAAGAATATCTTGTATGTTTCATCGTAGTAAGCTCAGGTGCTTAAAGTTTCCCCGTGATGCGCTTCTGTATGGATTTGGTTATGATGCGTCACGGGATGACTACTTAATTGTTGTAGCTTCGGAGGATGGTGGCTGCCAACACTTAGATTGCTTGTCCTTGAGAACCAATTCATGGATTAGTCTTGATGCTGCACTCCCCAAACCATTGGGTTTTATGAAGCGGCGACCTCGTGGGTTGTTCTTGAATGGCTCTATTCATTGGTTGTGTTACTCTCATAAAAAACATTACAGTGAAAGTATTCTTACATTTGATTTGAAGGAAAGAAGTTTCTCAAAGATATCTTTGCCCGAGCAACTCAGAATGCATGGTCGTATCCCTGCCACAATTGTCACACTAGGAGGGTACCTAGCCTTGTGTTATCAGGACTTTGTTGTTGAACGTAAAACACACATATGGGTGATGAAAGAATACAAAGTGAACTCATCTTGGATTTTGTATGAGATTCCTTGTTTAGAATTTGAGCCTCTATGCTTATCCAATGGTAGTGACATTATTGCACTAGATCCTACTACTCCGGTATCTGAACCATTAAAGTTTGCCAAATATAATATTAGAGAAGAGCTGCTCCAATATTTTACATGTCCTCCTCATCTTGGACAAGAAAGATACTTCTTTCCAAGTTGCACTGTATATACAGAGAGTCTCTTGTTACTCCCTAATGATATAGAGTAA